A single Ochrobactrum sp. BTU1 DNA region contains:
- a CDS encoding glycosyltransferase family 4 protein, translated as MAPRVLIAAHNHPSLHPGGTEIFAHDLFRAYQRAGCEAMFLGATNKVHREARPGTSFQSIGDGGDEILLWSGHFDRFYMSQIDLYGIVPDIVELLRDFRPDIVHLHHLLLLGAEFPHIVRRTLPDCRIVLTLHDYYPICHHDGLMVRTTGKELCHGASPDRCHACFKDIALDKFVLRERHIKSLLSTVDAFVSPSAFLKQRYVEWGLADDRIQIIPNGQPERPRSTAVPQERAKPTFGYFGNLNPWKGATVLLEAAKLLIAEGFDFELRVHGAAPFQSESFVSEIDELFAQTSPVVQRRGAYRREDIAQHIQSVDCAIMPSIWWENAPLVIQEAQGQSRPVICSNIGGMAEMITDGINGLTVPPNDPLALAQAMRRMAENPDLRQSLGENARHPDTIDTTAARYLDLIGSLRAARVEAA; from the coding sequence ATGGCCCCGCGTGTACTCATCGCAGCCCACAACCATCCATCGCTGCACCCGGGCGGAACGGAAATTTTCGCCCATGATCTGTTCCGCGCCTATCAGCGGGCAGGATGTGAAGCGATGTTTCTAGGTGCAACCAACAAGGTGCATCGCGAAGCGCGCCCGGGCACGAGCTTTCAGAGCATCGGCGATGGCGGCGATGAAATTCTGCTGTGGTCCGGGCACTTTGATCGCTTCTATATGAGCCAGATCGACCTATACGGCATTGTGCCGGATATTGTTGAACTGCTGCGTGACTTCAGGCCCGACATTGTGCACCTGCATCATCTGCTGCTTTTGGGCGCAGAATTCCCCCATATCGTGCGCCGCACACTGCCCGATTGCCGGATCGTCCTGACGCTGCACGATTATTACCCCATCTGTCATCATGACGGGCTGATGGTTCGTACCACCGGCAAAGAGCTTTGTCATGGGGCAAGTCCAGACCGCTGCCACGCTTGTTTCAAAGATATTGCGCTGGATAAATTTGTGCTTCGTGAGCGGCACATCAAATCGCTGCTGAGCACTGTCGATGCGTTTGTGTCCCCAAGTGCTTTTCTTAAACAGCGCTATGTAGAATGGGGCCTTGCCGATGATCGCATTCAGATCATCCCCAATGGCCAGCCGGAACGTCCAAGATCAACGGCTGTTCCGCAAGAGCGGGCCAAACCGACCTTTGGCTATTTTGGCAATCTCAACCCGTGGAAGGGTGCAACGGTTCTGCTTGAGGCCGCAAAGCTGCTGATTGCCGAGGGATTTGATTTCGAGCTCCGTGTTCATGGAGCAGCTCCCTTCCAGAGCGAGAGCTTTGTTAGCGAAATCGATGAGCTTTTTGCCCAGACATCTCCTGTTGTGCAGCGGCGTGGTGCTTATCGCCGCGAGGATATCGCTCAACACATCCAATCCGTGGATTGCGCGATCATGCCTTCGATCTGGTGGGAAAACGCACCGCTTGTCATTCAGGAAGCACAGGGACAAAGCCGTCCCGTCATCTGCAGCAATATTGGTGGAATGGCCGAGATGATCACTGATGGCATCAATGGTCTCACTGTTCCGCCCAATGATCCGCTGGCGCTCGCCCAAGCAATGCGACGCATGGCGGAAAACCCGGACCTGCGCCAGTCACTTGGCGAAAACGCGCGGCACCCGGACACCATCGACACCACCGCAGCACGCTATCTCGATCTGATTGGATCCCTGCGCGCGGCCCGTGTCGAGGCAGCATGA
- a CDS encoding class I SAM-dependent methyltransferase, producing the protein MLKQPEPEAKPAIPEEQIDWLIQSVLKNRFLPSPDPNSVFVGDGDYRAVGAEFLGHFIRKGGLRPDSRVLDIGSGIGRMAVPLTQYLDTAKTRYAGIDPVVGGVNWCRQNITARYPNFEFRHLDIAHDLYNPKGSVSGLTLTLPFADKSFDFVIMTSVVTHLPPDEVKSYLEQISRVLAPGGKLFMTAFVVDDIAARDRHGKRDKRLSFERHGTGPCWFVPELPPLAAVGFENGFLDRALIGAKLELQTKSFGHWRGIEADHYQDIFIASRGGGV; encoded by the coding sequence ATGCTGAAACAGCCAGAACCTGAAGCCAAACCAGCAATACCCGAAGAACAGATTGACTGGCTGATACAATCTGTTTTGAAGAACCGGTTTCTGCCCTCACCCGACCCGAACAGCGTGTTCGTCGGAGACGGCGATTATCGCGCCGTGGGTGCCGAGTTCCTTGGTCATTTCATCCGCAAGGGCGGGCTGAGGCCTGATTCACGCGTGTTGGATATCGGTTCGGGGATTGGCCGCATGGCCGTACCACTGACGCAATATCTCGACACGGCGAAGACACGCTATGCCGGTATTGATCCTGTGGTCGGTGGCGTTAACTGGTGCCGCCAGAACATCACTGCGCGCTATCCCAATTTCGAGTTCCGTCATCTCGACATTGCCCATGATCTTTATAATCCAAAAGGAAGCGTGAGCGGTCTGACCCTCACATTGCCTTTTGCGGATAAGAGCTTCGACTTCGTCATCATGACCTCTGTGGTCACGCATTTACCGCCTGACGAGGTAAAATCCTATCTGGAACAGATTTCGCGCGTCCTGGCGCCTGGTGGCAAACTGTTCATGACTGCCTTTGTCGTAGACGACATCGCCGCTCGCGACCGGCACGGCAAGCGCGACAAGCGCCTCTCCTTTGAACGTCACGGAACCGGCCCATGCTGGTTTGTGCCGGAACTTCCGCCCCTTGCGGCGGTCGGCTTTGAAAACGGCTTTCTGGACCGTGCGCTTATAGGTGCCAAACTGGAGCTACAAACAAAGTCCTTTGGGCATTGGCGCGGCATTGAAGCCGATCACTATCAGGATATCTTCATTGCCTCGCGCGGAGGTGGTGTCTGA
- a CDS encoding glycosyltransferase family 2 protein yields the protein MNLDHSADTESKTENLSICRLCADVAVVIWDVPGPARSTNKCTLETPVQPVPLLSVGIPLENGGMRMFWAMRTGTEPIELSLSAGSLGPTAQAILYPANELAAFDVNHVVGDLTLPGHIKLLTNILTTWRSTFRLTRNQAFASLVRELTFALTPEPREAQHCGEPVSGHHLLETAVDPMLGEISAIYGITPGSVMVIPPRFVLGQQGRNAWQACHLLVEAPQDLPSSLLLVLSGQKGVAVRKMATRTAEQNDFTKWWSKWQSNGALREFLVRQLGKINAAGTAVAIDLQTRSPLPVRQIAQSASQPAAEIDLALALDGGLIVGGWMHDPSAMLADIEYLPEGGSAQSLKPYFHKFAGKTTKREDAPQRDVTGFVAWLPSAKNLGPLLQPRFQMRLTSGSTAPLVPAPQPFEPSAQRMRILRSVPPQQARPHVFEQILAPALTEVEKKIGATVRITEVKEFGETPASPLASIVIPLYRNLDFLRFQFSSMATDPWVIANAEFIFVLDSPEIQDDTEHMLGGLNILHDMPFKLAIMNRNGGYARACNAGASIATGTTIVMLNSDVVPSEHGWLQQLIQPLFDEPKLGAIGPRLLFEDGSLQHAGLYFARDRQGIWLNHHYHKGMPGNYAPARRGRDVPGVTGACLITRKDIFDLVGGYSEDYVIGDYEDSDLCLKIRQLGFQIYYEPSVALYHFERRSIRRSADYMRGLASQYNSWLHTQRWNEEISELMAPQHDEMQLSMPSNVIVAKSERSAA from the coding sequence TTGAACCTCGACCATTCGGCGGACACTGAAAGCAAAACCGAGAATCTCTCCATTTGCCGTCTATGCGCCGACGTGGCTGTGGTCATCTGGGATGTTCCCGGCCCGGCTCGCTCCACAAACAAATGCACGCTGGAAACGCCTGTGCAGCCCGTCCCACTGCTCAGTGTTGGCATTCCGCTGGAAAATGGTGGGATGCGTATGTTCTGGGCCATGCGGACCGGAACCGAACCAATAGAATTATCGCTGAGTGCAGGTTCATTGGGACCTACGGCACAAGCAATCCTTTATCCGGCCAATGAGCTTGCAGCATTCGACGTCAATCATGTCGTCGGTGATCTCACTTTGCCCGGCCATATCAAGCTTCTGACCAATATCCTCACAACCTGGCGCAGCACGTTCCGGCTGACGCGAAATCAGGCATTCGCATCCCTCGTGCGCGAGCTGACTTTCGCGTTAACGCCGGAACCCCGGGAAGCACAGCATTGTGGTGAACCTGTTTCCGGGCATCATCTTCTCGAAACAGCCGTTGATCCGATGCTCGGCGAAATCTCTGCCATTTACGGCATAACGCCGGGCAGCGTCATGGTCATCCCGCCGCGATTTGTGCTTGGTCAGCAGGGCCGCAATGCCTGGCAGGCCTGCCATCTTCTGGTTGAAGCTCCGCAGGATCTGCCTTCATCGCTCCTGCTTGTACTAAGCGGGCAGAAGGGTGTCGCGGTGCGCAAGATGGCAACCCGAACGGCAGAACAGAACGATTTCACCAAATGGTGGAGCAAATGGCAGAGTAACGGTGCTTTGCGGGAGTTTCTGGTTCGCCAACTGGGCAAAATCAATGCGGCAGGAACCGCCGTTGCCATTGATTTACAGACGCGCTCGCCGCTGCCTGTCCGTCAAATTGCACAATCTGCTTCTCAGCCGGCAGCCGAAATCGATCTGGCGCTGGCATTGGATGGGGGCCTGATCGTCGGTGGCTGGATGCATGATCCTTCGGCCATGCTAGCCGATATCGAATATTTACCTGAAGGCGGCAGCGCTCAGTCGCTCAAGCCTTATTTCCATAAGTTTGCAGGTAAAACTACCAAGCGTGAGGATGCTCCACAAAGGGACGTGACAGGCTTTGTTGCGTGGTTGCCATCGGCAAAAAACCTTGGCCCATTGCTGCAGCCGCGTTTTCAGATGCGACTTACGTCGGGCAGCACCGCACCACTGGTGCCTGCGCCACAACCTTTTGAACCATCCGCGCAGCGAATGCGGATCTTGCGTTCCGTCCCGCCACAACAGGCGCGACCGCATGTTTTTGAACAGATTCTCGCGCCCGCACTCACAGAAGTTGAAAAGAAGATCGGCGCAACGGTGCGCATCACGGAAGTCAAAGAATTTGGCGAGACGCCTGCTTCTCCTTTGGCCTCGATCGTCATCCCGCTTTACCGCAATCTCGATTTCCTGCGGTTTCAGTTTTCATCGATGGCAACTGATCCGTGGGTGATCGCCAATGCTGAATTTATCTTCGTGCTCGATTCACCTGAAATTCAGGATGACACGGAGCATATGCTTGGCGGCCTCAACATCCTGCATGATATGCCGTTCAAGCTTGCAATCATGAACCGCAATGGCGGCTATGCGCGCGCCTGCAATGCGGGCGCAAGCATCGCGACAGGCACAACAATTGTTATGCTCAATTCGGATGTGGTGCCTTCCGAACATGGTTGGTTGCAGCAGCTGATCCAGCCGCTATTCGACGAGCCTAAGCTCGGTGCAATCGGTCCGCGCCTTTTGTTTGAAGATGGCTCTCTGCAACATGCCGGGCTTTACTTTGCCCGCGATCGACAGGGCATCTGGCTCAATCATCACTACCACAAAGGTATGCCGGGCAATTATGCGCCTGCGCGCCGTGGGCGTGATGTGCCTGGCGTTACCGGCGCGTGCCTGATTACCCGCAAAGACATCTTTGACCTCGTGGGCGGTTACAGTGAAGACTACGTCATCGGCGATTACGAAGACAGCGACCTGTGCCTGAAAATTCGCCAGCTCGGTTTCCAGATTTACTACGAGCCGAGCGTTGCCCTCTACCATTTCGAGCGCCGCTCAATCCGCCGCAGCGCGGATTATATGCGCGGCCTTGCCAGCCAATATAATTCCTGGCTGCACACACAGCGCTGGAACGAAGAAATCAGTGAATTGATGGCCCCGCAACACGACGAGATGCAGCTCTCAATGCCCTCAAATGTGATCGTGGCCAAATCTGAAAGGAGCGCCGCTTGA
- a CDS encoding calcium-binding protein, with protein sequence MATLEGGAYDDVLFGSRFDDFIRAHGGDDLVFGGDGNDTIFGDDGNDILFGGNGDDLLFGGNGNDILFGDAGNDVLSGGDGNDVLFGGAGDDVLQGGAGSDLLFGGEGNDVLLGGDGNDILDGGAGDDILIGGAGSDVFLFNGGGGNDVILDFNPGEDILQIQQGINGLDVNSADDLADRVTQVGGNVVVDLGNGDTVTLVNTSAEDIQAHPDQYFTVH encoded by the coding sequence ATGGCCACTTTAGAAGGCGGCGCCTACGACGACGTGTTGTTCGGTTCCCGCTTTGACGATTTCATCCGCGCCCATGGCGGTGATGATCTCGTATTCGGAGGTGATGGCAATGACACCATCTTCGGCGATGACGGGAATGACATCCTCTTCGGCGGAAATGGTGATGACCTCCTTTTCGGCGGAAACGGAAATGACATTCTGTTCGGTGATGCAGGAAACGACGTCCTAAGCGGCGGCGATGGGAACGATGTGCTGTTTGGCGGCGCTGGAGACGATGTTCTTCAAGGCGGTGCAGGCTCGGATCTTCTCTTCGGCGGCGAAGGGAATGACGTTCTCTTGGGCGGCGACGGCAACGACATCCTCGATGGCGGTGCTGGAGACGACATCCTTATCGGCGGTGCCGGTAGCGACGTCTTCTTGTTCAATGGCGGCGGCGGAAACGACGTCATCCTTGACTTCAACCCAGGCGAAGACATCCTTCAGATCCAGCAGGGCATCAATGGCCTTGATGTCAATTCGGCGGATGACCTCGCAGACCGTGTCACACAGGTTGGTGGCAATGTCGTTGTCGACCTTGGCAATGGCGACACCGTTACCCTCGTGAACACCAGTGCAGAAGATATACAGGCTCATCCCGACCAGTATTTCACTGTCCACTGA